In a single window of the Pseudomonas sp. B21-015 genome:
- a CDS encoding TIGR00645 family protein: MERFIENAMYASRWLLAPIYFGLSLGLLALALKFFQEVFHVIPNVFSMVESELILVLLSLIDMALVGGLLVMVMISGYENFVSQLDIDDSKEKLNWLGTMDSSSLKMKVAASIVAISSIHLLRVFMDAKNVDPEHLQWYVIIHMTFVVSAFAMGYLDKLTKH; the protein is encoded by the coding sequence ATGGAACGCTTTATCGAAAATGCAATGTACGCTTCCCGTTGGCTACTGGCACCGATCTATTTCGGTTTGTCTCTGGGGTTGCTGGCATTGGCGCTCAAATTCTTCCAGGAAGTCTTCCACGTCATCCCTAACGTGTTCTCGATGGTCGAGTCGGAACTGATTCTGGTATTGCTGTCGCTGATCGACATGGCGCTGGTGGGCGGCTTGCTGGTGATGGTGATGATCTCCGGTTACGAGAACTTCGTCTCCCAGCTGGATATCGACGACAGCAAGGAAAAGCTCAACTGGTTGGGCACCATGGATTCATCTTCGTTGAAGATGAAGGTCGCGGCTTCCATCGTGGCGATTTCGTCGATCCACCTGCTGCGAGTCTTCATGGACGCCAAGAACGTCGATCCCGAGCATCTGCAGTGGTACGTGATCATCCACATGACCTTTGTGGTGTCTGCGTTTGCCATGGGCTATCTGGACAAGCTGACCAAGCACTGA
- a CDS encoding FKBP-type peptidyl-prolyl cis-trans isomerase: MSEVNLSTDETRVSYGIGRQLGDQLRDNPPPGVSLDAILAGLTDAFAGKPSRVGQEEMSASFKVIREIMQAEAAAKAEAAAGEGLAFLAENAKREGITTLASGLQFEVLTQGEGAKPTREDQVRTHYHGTLIDGTVFDSSYERGQPAEFPVGGVIAGWTEALQLMNAGSKWRLYVPSELAYGAQGVGSIPPHSVLVFDVELLDVL; the protein is encoded by the coding sequence ATGTCCGAAGTAAATCTGTCCACCGACGAAACCCGCGTCAGCTACGGCATTGGCCGTCAGTTGGGCGACCAGCTGCGTGACAACCCGCCACCGGGCGTTAGCCTGGACGCGATCCTGGCTGGCCTGACCGACGCGTTCGCCGGCAAGCCAAGCCGTGTGGGTCAGGAAGAAATGTCCGCCAGCTTCAAAGTGATCCGCGAGATCATGCAAGCCGAAGCGGCTGCCAAGGCTGAAGCGGCTGCTGGCGAAGGTCTGGCTTTCCTGGCTGAAAACGCCAAGCGCGAAGGCATCACCACCCTGGCTTCCGGCCTGCAATTCGAAGTGCTGACTCAAGGTGAAGGCGCCAAGCCAACCCGTGAGGATCAAGTGCGCACTCACTACCACGGCACCCTGATCGACGGCACTGTGTTCGACAGCTCCTACGAGCGTGGTCAGCCTGCAGAATTCCCGGTTGGCGGCGTCATCGCTGGCTGGACCGAAGCCCTGCAACTGATGAACGCCGGCAGCAAATGGCGTCTGTACGTGCCGAGCGAACTGGCTTACGGCGCTCAAGGCGTTGGCAGCATTCCGCCGCACAGCGTACTGGTATTCGACGTCGAACTGCTCGACGTTCTGTAA
- a CDS encoding DUF6482 family protein, which yields MNLQELNVFAIAGKIDELNLVSMEGVFYVLEARMHGSAHPLLDAHGKILQLRSVEHAREVLHACPKSFNVVHTPAHDEMCGASTEESPKVPSTFRSA from the coding sequence ATGAACCTGCAAGAGTTGAATGTGTTTGCCATCGCCGGAAAGATCGATGAGCTGAACCTGGTTTCGATGGAAGGCGTGTTCTACGTGCTGGAGGCACGGATGCATGGCTCGGCGCACCCATTGCTCGATGCCCACGGCAAGATATTGCAGCTGCGCTCGGTCGAGCATGCGCGTGAAGTGCTTCACGCCTGTCCCAAGTCATTCAACGTTGTACATACCCCGGCTCATGACGAAATGTGCGGTGCCAGCACTGAGGAAAGCCCAAAAGTGCCGAGCACCTTCCGTTCTGCGTAA
- a CDS encoding zinc ribbon domain-containing protein YjdM translates to MSTLPPCPKCNSEYTYEDGAQLICPECAHEWSASGEAEVASDDTVKKDSVGNVLQDGDIITVIKDLKVKGTSLVVKVGTKVKNIRLCDGDHDIDCKIDGIGPMKLKSEFVRKV, encoded by the coding sequence GTGAGCACGTTGCCACCCTGCCCGAAATGCAATTCCGAATACACCTACGAAGACGGCGCGCAGCTGATCTGCCCGGAGTGCGCCCATGAGTGGTCCGCCAGCGGCGAAGCCGAAGTGGCCTCCGACGACACCGTGAAAAAGGATTCGGTCGGCAACGTTCTGCAGGACGGCGATATCATCACCGTGATCAAGGATCTCAAGGTCAAGGGCACGTCGCTGGTGGTCAAGGTCGGCACCAAGGTCAAGAACATCCGCCTGTGCGATGGCGATCATGACATCGACTGCAAGATCGACGGCATTGGCCCGATGAAGCTCAAATCCGAGTTCGTCAGAAAAGTCTGA